A window from Temnothorax longispinosus isolate EJ_2023e chromosome 1, Tlon_JGU_v1, whole genome shotgun sequence encodes these proteins:
- the LOC139821449 gene encoding uncharacterized protein isoform X2 — protein MATTASTEKMDLDKDLPKKKCINTNLISLKFLLFIFFGGIGCLFPFLPLHMTKVGLSIENVRFVSMVSPAIAILGPLIAGPIADKLAGRQSNNDKSSTGRYLRVMIAVACIFSALFYSLLMLVPTVDCALPAGKGPGLKFNCDRRGAVVRQERCEDRFGCHRWADDDSGVGAMLLENCNYACYPTGWRRWHSEQTRTTTFRSNADVEVDLFDGSGETTVAPLVNELYAQENRDETKKARRYVMIENEPPHLCYKDEGDNVVCHVYTEYSGTLPVNGSLGQALNPENEAEWCAYPVAEYFACRIPPDLEVKMAEFNQSCSIECDLVDPYTLPGNVLVKSQCQRTGDWTEAAFWMYLFVRSVADIFPTTAVALIDAAVVIATRETSCGRGDVGRQLAFGSLGFALLGPLSGYLSTLTCDIGPAYWLPLVLHAALMILAAVVALSANGMPLSPPEWWWHTRSGMLALPMSAVKRYGSETAALVFVLLVMGTFWSVIDSYLPLHLQKLGGDELSIGIAMTIKAVAASLFLWKSEHLVDYCGHSNLLITAFTVYIIRFTGLSLVSDPWWSLISGALEVFTLGIMWVTAILYLRHLVPRHLTVTAQALPVIAHFCVGRCLGAVIGAYINFGDEDLVQSLRFVYRCMAVAAAIVAGLYFVLYHGLLKPRCHAHTIQGPRQPPTIVQAMNGNGNYTPLRVYHNGMGKKGQFRY, from the exons ATGGCCACGACGGCGTCAACGGAGAAGATGGACCTGGACAAGGACTTGCCGAAGAAGAAGTGCATCAACACGAATCTGATATCGCTCAAGTTTCTTCTGTTCATCTTTTTCGGAG GTATCGGCTGTCTCTTCCCGTTTCTTCCGCTGCACATGACGAAAGTGGGACTGAGCATCGAGAACGTGAGGTTCGTGTCGATGGTTTCGCCGGCGATAGCGATACTGGGGCCGCTAATAGCGGGACCGATCGCCGACAAGCTCGCCGGCCGCCAGAGCAACAATGATAAATCGTCGACCGGTCGTTACCTTCGCGTGATGATCGCCGTCGCCTGCATCTTCTCGGCACTCTTCTACTCGCTGCTGATGCTGGTGCCCACGGTGGACTGCGCGTTACCGGCCGGGAAGGGTCCAGGCCTCAAATTCAACTGCGATCGGCGCGGAGCTGTA GTGCGACAAGAGAGATGCGAGGATCGTTTTGGTTGTCATCGCTGGGCCGATGATGACAGCGGTGTGGGTGCCATGCTGCTGGAAAACTGCAACTACGCCTGCTACCCGACCGGCTGGCGACGATGGCATTCAGAACAAACACGCACGACGACGTTCCGAAGTAACGCCGACGTCGAAGTCGACCTCTTCGACGGCAGTGGAGAGACCACCGTCGCACCATTGGTCAATGAGCTCTATGCGCAG GAAAATCGTGACGAGACGAAAAAAGCTCGTCGTTACGTCATGATCGAGAATGAACCGCCACATCTGTGCTACAAGGACGAGGGCGACAATGTCGTCTGTCACGTTTACACAGAGTATTCCGGCACGCTACCAGTGAACGGTAGCCTCGGACAGGCATTGAATCCCGAAAACGAGGCTGAATGGTGCGCGTATCCCGTGGCCGAGTACTTCGCCTGTCGCATACCACCCGATCTGGAAGTTAAGATGGCTGAGTTCAATCAGAGTTGCTCCATAGAATGCGACCTGGTCGATCCATATACTCTCCCGG GCAACGTACTGGTGAAAAGCCAATGCCAACGTACCGGAGATTGGACGGAAGCGGCGTTCTGGATGTATCTGTTCGTGCGCTCGGTCGCGGATATTTTCCCGACGACCGCCGTTGCCCTGATCGACGCGGCGGTGGTGATCGCGACCAGGGAGACGTCGTGCGGGCGCGGCGACGTAGGACGCCAATTGGCTTTCGGCTCCCTTGGTTTCGCCCTGCTAGGACCACTGTCCGGCTATCTGAGCACCCTGACGTGCGACATCGGACCGGCTTATTGGCTGCCGCTCGTCCTACATGCCGCATTGATGATCCTCGCGGCTGTCGTTGCTCTGTCGGCGAACGGCATGCCGCTCAGTCCACCAGAATGGTGGTGGCACACGAGAAGCGGCATGCTAGCGCTGCCGATGAGCGCTGTCAAGAGGTACGGCAGCGAGACCGCCGCTCTGGTCTTCGTCCTGCTAGTCATGGGAACCTTTTGGAGTGTGATAGACAGCTACCTACCTTT gCATCTGCAAAAACTAGGGGGTGATGAACTTTCCATCGGTATCGCTATGACGATCAAAGCGGTAGCTGCGTCCCTGTTCCTCTGGAAGTCCGAGCATCTTGTAGATTACTGTGGACACAGTAATCTTCTCATCACTGCCTTCACGGTGTACATAATCAG GTTCACCGGACTGAGTCTCGTATCTGACCCTTGGTGGTCTCTAATCTCGGGAGCTTTAGAAGTATTCACCTTAGGAATAATGTGGGTTACTGCCATTCTCTACCTGAGACACTTGGTACCGCGTCATTTAACTGTGACTGCCCAAGCGCTGCCTGTGATAGCTCACTTTTGCGTCG GCCGGTGTCTCGGAGCCGTCATCGGTGCTTACATCAATTTCGGCGACGAGGATCTCGTACAGTCGCTGAGGTTTGTCTATCGTTGTATGGCGGTAGCGGCGGCCATCGTTGCCGGCCTGTATTTCGTATTGTATCATGGTCTACTGAAGCCGAGATGTCATGCACACACCATCCAGGGTCCCCGTCAACCCCCCACAATCGTGCAAG CGATGAACGGAAATGGAAATTACACGCCGCTGAGAGTGTACCATAATGGAATGGGCAAAAAGGGTCAATTTCGATACTGA
- the LOC139821462 gene encoding TBC1 domain family member 19: protein MAHVFDFAVNVLAGRPGTTSRRKMNEGTAAGASSLDKTARKLADDIQSMANYRALYSEIQRLVASPAVDRNDFKHSLITALKDNGLETEIRNTVFHWARSRGSLHSRSVSHIQTADLSYLKKTQIQWERRIQKSLNSTCSELNIPLARIRPTTDRDELAEKWNELSTYDIDLSQYRPLYAPKDFLDVLFSIRDPSFKKQPDELNWDFSHIQISVKTLAQLRRMYSELAQGMPLLGVNPDMPATENFPNLEAERTHIGEKVLNSNHAPIAQEFLKRGSPRALRGRIWSLVLGSVIKDNDVEYYEELKNMVLQYDIVVDKLIIMDVQLTARNDDQYFVFEDVLYKTMLCFSRDSEILAPVTTDRSAGGQVIHAVLQGKPATLENTLVFPPSGVIPFHGFTMYATPFCYLYDDPCAMYCTFRAFYLRYWFRLHTVSSHEQGIVALCLLFERLLQCHEPQLWAHFKNIHIQPIKIVFKWLMRGFSGHLPPEQLLYLWDLILGYDSLEIIPLLAVTILSFRKENLLQVNTQQNVEAVLADLSSLKVMPLLQLALLKE from the exons ATGGCGCATGTTTTCGATTTCGCTGTCAACGTGCTCGCGGGACGGCCGGGGACGACTTCGCGACGAAAAATGAACGAGGGGACCGCGGCGGGCGCGAGTTCGCTCGACAAGACGGCGCGGAAACTCGCCGACGACATACAGAGCATGGCGAATTACAGGGCGCTTTACAGCGAGATACAG AGGCTCGTCGCGTCGCCCGCAGTGGACAGAAACGATTTCAAGCACTCGCTGATCACGGCACTCAAGGATAACGGTCTGGAAACGGAGATCCGAAACACGGTGTTTCACTGGGCGCGATCGCGG GGTTCGTTACATTCTCGATCAGTTTCGCACATACAGACAGCTGACCTGAGCTACTTGAAGAAGACTCAGATTCAATGGGAACGGCGCATACAGAAATCGTTGAACTCGACGTGCAGCGAATTGAATATTCCACTGGCTCGTATAAGGCCTACTACGGATAGGGACGAGCTGGCCGAAAAGTGGAATGAGTTGAGCACTTACGACATCG ATCTGTCGCAATACCGACCGTTGTACGCGCCGAAGGACTTCCTGGATGTATTGTTCTCCATACGTGATCCATCGTTCAAAAAGCAACC AGACGAATTAAATTGGGATTTCAGTCACATACAAATTAGTGTAAAAACGCTCGCGCAATTG AGGCGTATGTATTCAGAATTAGCGCAGGGAATGCCATTACTGGGAGTAAATCCTGATATGCCGGCCACGGAAAACTTTCCAAATTTAGAAGCCGAGCGAACGCACATTGGCGAAAAAGTATTGAACTCGAATCACGCCCCGATTGCTCAAGAGTTTCTCAAAAGAGGATCCCCTCGTGCGTTACGCGGCCGTATCTGGTCACTCGTTCTCGGATCTGTTATCAAAGATAAC gaTGTAGAATATTATGaggaattgaaaaatatggtTTTGCAATATGATATCGTAGTAGACAAGCTGATAATAAtg GACGTACAATTGACGGCGAGAAACGACGATCAGTACTTTGTATTCGAAGACGTTTTGTATAAGACAATGTTGTGCTTCTCAAGAGATTCCGAGATACTCGCGCCAGTCACAACCGACAGAAGTGCTGGGGGTCAGGTGATCCATGCGGTTTTGCAAGGCAAACCAGCGACGCTGGAAAATACCCTGGTCTTCCCACCAAGCGGCGTTATTCCGTTTCACGGATTTACAATGTACG CCACgccattttgttatttatatgatgATCCCTGCGCCATGTATTGTACTTTCCGTGCGTTTTACTTGAGATACTGGTTTCGTTTGCACACTGTATCGAGCCACGAGCAAGGTATAGTTGCCCTCTGCTTGCTTTTTGAACGATTACTGCAATGCCATGAACCGCAGTTGTGGGcccatttcaaaaatatacacattCAACC cataaaaatagttttcaaaTGGCTCATGAGGGGCTTCAGTGGCCATTTACCGCCTGAACAGCTATTGTATCTTTGGGATTTAATTCTCGGTTATGACTCTTTGGAAATTATCCCATTATTAGCGGTGACAATATTGAGTtttcgaaaagaaaatttactgCAAGTTAATACTCAACAGAATGTAGAG gCTGTGTTAGCAGACTTATCCTCATTAAAAGTAATGCCTTTGCTGCAGCTGGctcttttaaaagaataa
- the LOC139821449 gene encoding uncharacterized protein isoform X1 — protein MATTASTEKMDLDKDLPKKKCINTNLISLKFLLFIFFGGIGCLFPFLPLHMTKVGLSIENVRFVSMVSPAIAILGPLIAGPIADKLAGRQSNNDKSSTGRYLRVMIAVACIFSALFYSLLMLVPTVDCALPAGKGPGLKFNCDRRGAVVRQERCEDRFGCHRWADDDSGVGAMLLENCNYACYPTGWRRWHSEQTRTTTFRSNADVEVDLFDGSGETTVAPLVNELYAQENRDETKKARRYVMIENEPPHLCYKDEGDNVVCHVYTEYSGTLPVNGSLGQALNPENEAEWCAYPVAEYFACRIPPDLEVKMAEFNQSCSIECDLVDPYTLPGNVLVKSQCQRTGDWTEAAFWMYLFVRSVADIFPTTAVALIDAAVVIATRETSCGRGDVGRQLAFGSLGFALLGPLSGYLSTLTCDIGPAYWLPLVLHAALMILAAVVALSANGMPLSPPEWWWHTRSGMLALPMSAVKRYGSETAALVFVLLVMGTFWSVIDSYLPLHLQKLGGDELSIGIAMTIKAVAASLFLWKSEHLVDYCGHSNLLITAFTVYIIRFTGLSLVSDPWWSLISGALEVFTLGIMWVTAILYLRHLVPRHLTVTAQALPVIAHFCVGRCLGAVIGAYINFGDEDLVQSLRFVYRCMAVAAAIVAGLYFVLYHGLLKPRCHAHTIQGPRQPPTIVQAAIRDYELTMNGNGNYTPLRVYHNGMGKKGQFRY, from the exons ATGGCCACGACGGCGTCAACGGAGAAGATGGACCTGGACAAGGACTTGCCGAAGAAGAAGTGCATCAACACGAATCTGATATCGCTCAAGTTTCTTCTGTTCATCTTTTTCGGAG GTATCGGCTGTCTCTTCCCGTTTCTTCCGCTGCACATGACGAAAGTGGGACTGAGCATCGAGAACGTGAGGTTCGTGTCGATGGTTTCGCCGGCGATAGCGATACTGGGGCCGCTAATAGCGGGACCGATCGCCGACAAGCTCGCCGGCCGCCAGAGCAACAATGATAAATCGTCGACCGGTCGTTACCTTCGCGTGATGATCGCCGTCGCCTGCATCTTCTCGGCACTCTTCTACTCGCTGCTGATGCTGGTGCCCACGGTGGACTGCGCGTTACCGGCCGGGAAGGGTCCAGGCCTCAAATTCAACTGCGATCGGCGCGGAGCTGTA GTGCGACAAGAGAGATGCGAGGATCGTTTTGGTTGTCATCGCTGGGCCGATGATGACAGCGGTGTGGGTGCCATGCTGCTGGAAAACTGCAACTACGCCTGCTACCCGACCGGCTGGCGACGATGGCATTCAGAACAAACACGCACGACGACGTTCCGAAGTAACGCCGACGTCGAAGTCGACCTCTTCGACGGCAGTGGAGAGACCACCGTCGCACCATTGGTCAATGAGCTCTATGCGCAG GAAAATCGTGACGAGACGAAAAAAGCTCGTCGTTACGTCATGATCGAGAATGAACCGCCACATCTGTGCTACAAGGACGAGGGCGACAATGTCGTCTGTCACGTTTACACAGAGTATTCCGGCACGCTACCAGTGAACGGTAGCCTCGGACAGGCATTGAATCCCGAAAACGAGGCTGAATGGTGCGCGTATCCCGTGGCCGAGTACTTCGCCTGTCGCATACCACCCGATCTGGAAGTTAAGATGGCTGAGTTCAATCAGAGTTGCTCCATAGAATGCGACCTGGTCGATCCATATACTCTCCCGG GCAACGTACTGGTGAAAAGCCAATGCCAACGTACCGGAGATTGGACGGAAGCGGCGTTCTGGATGTATCTGTTCGTGCGCTCGGTCGCGGATATTTTCCCGACGACCGCCGTTGCCCTGATCGACGCGGCGGTGGTGATCGCGACCAGGGAGACGTCGTGCGGGCGCGGCGACGTAGGACGCCAATTGGCTTTCGGCTCCCTTGGTTTCGCCCTGCTAGGACCACTGTCCGGCTATCTGAGCACCCTGACGTGCGACATCGGACCGGCTTATTGGCTGCCGCTCGTCCTACATGCCGCATTGATGATCCTCGCGGCTGTCGTTGCTCTGTCGGCGAACGGCATGCCGCTCAGTCCACCAGAATGGTGGTGGCACACGAGAAGCGGCATGCTAGCGCTGCCGATGAGCGCTGTCAAGAGGTACGGCAGCGAGACCGCCGCTCTGGTCTTCGTCCTGCTAGTCATGGGAACCTTTTGGAGTGTGATAGACAGCTACCTACCTTT gCATCTGCAAAAACTAGGGGGTGATGAACTTTCCATCGGTATCGCTATGACGATCAAAGCGGTAGCTGCGTCCCTGTTCCTCTGGAAGTCCGAGCATCTTGTAGATTACTGTGGACACAGTAATCTTCTCATCACTGCCTTCACGGTGTACATAATCAG GTTCACCGGACTGAGTCTCGTATCTGACCCTTGGTGGTCTCTAATCTCGGGAGCTTTAGAAGTATTCACCTTAGGAATAATGTGGGTTACTGCCATTCTCTACCTGAGACACTTGGTACCGCGTCATTTAACTGTGACTGCCCAAGCGCTGCCTGTGATAGCTCACTTTTGCGTCG GCCGGTGTCTCGGAGCCGTCATCGGTGCTTACATCAATTTCGGCGACGAGGATCTCGTACAGTCGCTGAGGTTTGTCTATCGTTGTATGGCGGTAGCGGCGGCCATCGTTGCCGGCCTGTATTTCGTATTGTATCATGGTCTACTGAAGCCGAGATGTCATGCACACACCATCCAGGGTCCCCGTCAACCCCCCACAATCGTGCAAG CTGCCATAAGAGATTATGAACTGA CGATGAACGGAAATGGAAATTACACGCCGCTGAGAGTGTACCATAATGGAATGGGCAAAAAGGGTCAATTTCGATACTGA
- the LOC139821440 gene encoding uncharacterized protein isoform X2: MFEHPVLRTLLCASCREFYGDGSFEQGDDATDMFCRWCANGGNLYCCSYCSNTFCYKCIRRNFSPLVRKKIEADEKWKCFVCNPSDLYSGRAVCWALLQHVQTVTRILAHDKKMTAQEVEEKMNFDETTCCPRRNKRKRRRLESNSEEEDETYSPKVNGAPAAYIKRKPLKRQRLSSQSTTNGIVTKEVQFYRPPIPIRPRPASFLSGRSLDTESNSTISHENSVTNEWTELKAKRIVLSSPSIIKSNTSLPSRFDPNALQRQPPLYHASFMNTKGSAAYIHTPVKATVNPTRIILPPRPQQQSTSYQSQQASSYQSFQPLQSSPNTMVSIPNPVDKHGRPVLLLSKPEELNITPNIIELDSDSDDEKVTRQENLTTAESTRMNVNTFSKKVVPVALTWENSDDDVVREEQPLREVRATVEKELFFNEIMLPHSRELDKVLTRAKGKMYNLFDVNKESENVEAEAEQRIRHFSCKMRDTLFQLVNINDRIIRQYADWRRSRKTETSSINESTLVSQENVDIPLDMVCVNDSDPEPESENQDYLIREPTDAVKNSNVIKDLLTVTKKSVVHRGVGDDSAHSADKAIQVYGTVYDILKDYEKVIGYSVCTRPDQNPKDDSVSNLPAESDKNFGKYEEKYIFFLQNIEDNGIETEDMEEAGLDEMSLQEAVETSPFISHLLQDTELPVVSTDQSENCQEENEPNSSDSIINSVTKDDESDTLDEKTDNEIVNNSTTNTEGTDMQLDDKLQQTEQQTQETPLDTTDGEAIMSDNKEANSNKNDNVINMEAVAPTGNEEDCTIIN; this comes from the exons ATGTTCGAGCATCCTGTGCTCCGTACATTATTGTGCGCGAGTTGTCGTGAGTTTTATGGAGACGGCAGTTTTGAACAGG GTGATGACGCTACAGATATGTTCTGCAGATGGTGCGCGAACGGTGGCAATTTATACTGTTGCTCGTATTGCAGCAACACATTctgttataaatgtataagGAGAAATTTTTCGCCTCTGGTGAGAAAGAAGATCGAAGCGGACGAGAAATGGAAGTGCTTTGTATGCAATCCGAGTGATTTGTATAGTGGGAGAGCTGTGTGTTGGGCTCTACTTCAACACGTACAAACTGTGACAAG GATTCTTGCGCACGACAAGAAGATGACCGCTCAGGAAGTCGAGGAGAAGATGAATTTTGATGAAACAACGTGTTGTCCGCGCAGGAATAAACGTAAGCGTCGAAGACTTGAATCCAATTCCGAGGAGGAAGACGAAACGTACTCGCCTAAAGTCAATGGGGCACCGGCGGCGTACATAAAACGTAAACCACTAAAAAGACAAAGATTGAGCAGCCAATCCACTACGAACGGCATTGTTACGAAAGAAGTGCAGTTTTACAGACCGCCGATTCCCATTAGACCGCGACCGGCATCGTTTCTGAGCggccgatctcttgatactgAATCGAATTCTACGATCAGTCACGAAAATTCAGTCACGAATGAATGGACTGAATTGAAGGCGAAACGTATCGTCCTTTCATCGCCTAGCATAATAAAATCGAATACCTCGTTACCATCGCGATTCGATCCTAATGCGTTGCAGCGACAGCCTCCCTTGTATCACGCGTCTTTCATGAACACTAAGGGATCTGCCGCTTACATTCATACGCCTGTGAAAGCCACGGTGAATCCGACGAGAATCATTCTTCCGCCACGGCCGCAGCAACAGTCGACGTCGTATCAATCTCAGCAGGCGAGCTCGTATCAGTCGTTTCAGCCGCTTCAATCATCGCCAAACACGATGGTGTCGATACCTAATCCAGTGGACAAGCACGGAAGACCTGTATTACTGCTTTCAAAGCCGGAAGAATTGAATATAACTCCTAATATAATCGAGCTCGACAGCGACTCCGATGACGAAAAGGTCACGCGGCAAGAAAATTTGACGACCGCTGAGAGCACTCGTATGAACGTTAATACTTTTTCCAAGAAAGTTGTACCTGTTGCTCTCACCTGGGAGAATAGTGATGACGATGTCGTGAGGGAAGAACAGCCCTTGAGAGAGGTCCGCGCGACTGTAGAAAAGGAACTTTTCTTCAATGAAATAATGTTGCCACATAGCCGAGAACTCGACAAAGTTTTAACTAGAGCGAAgggaaaaatgtataatttatttgacgtGAACAAGGAAAGCGAGAACGTTGAAGCGGAGGCCGAACAAAGAATCAGGCATTTCTCCTGCAAAATGCGTGACACACTCTTTCAATTAGTGAACATTAACGATAGAATAATACGCCAATACGCTGATTGGAGGAGATCTCGGAAAACAGAAACGTCTTCGATCAACGAAAGTACATTAGTATCCCAAGAAAATGTAGATATTCCTTTAGATATGGTTTGCGTCAATGATTCTGATCCCGAACCCGAGAGCGAGAATCAGGATTATCTGATCAGGGAACCAACTGATGCAGTTAAAAACAGTAATGTTATTAAAGATTTGTTAACTGTAACTAAGAAGAGTGTAGTGCATCGTGGTGTTGGTGATGACAGTGCGCACTCTGCGGACAAAGCGATTCAGGTGTACGGCACTGTGTATGACATCTTGAAGGATTATGAGAAAGTTATCGGCTATTCTGTATGTACGAGACCCGATCAAAATCCGAAGGACGACAGTGTTTCGAATCTACCGGCCGAATCTGACAAGAATTTCGGCAAATATGAGGAAAAGTATATCTTCTTTTTGCAGAACATCGAGGATAACGGCATTGAAACGGAAGATATGGAAGAAGCAGGCTTAGATGAAATGTCACTTCAAGAAGCGGTAGAAACGAGTCCATTTATTTCGCATTTGTTGCAAGATACCGAATTACCTGTTGTATCTACTGATCAATCGGAAAATTGCCAAGAAGAAAATGAACCAAATTCGAGTGATAGCATTATTAATTCAGTGACCAAAGATGACGAAAGTGACACACTGGATGAGAAAACTGATAAcgaaattgttaataattccACTACCAACACAGAAGGGACGGATATGCAATTAGACGACAAATTGCAACAAACGGAACAACAAACACAAGAGACTCCTCTAGATACGACTGATGGAGAAGCGATAATGTCAGATAATAAAGAAGCAAACTCaaataaaaacgataatgtaataaacatGGAAGCAGTTGCTCCCACGGGAAATGAGGAGGATtgtactattattaattaa
- the LOC139821440 gene encoding uncharacterized protein isoform X1 — protein MTSERLRGRDPGTMDISSMLEVQVKVEADIKENVTPGKEKAPSTTGTTTTSVSQEESNYYKLMFGNDIAAVRFRRIHCTACDVHIGSAPAQAHNMFEHPVLRTLLCASCREFYGDGSFEQGDDATDMFCRWCANGGNLYCCSYCSNTFCYKCIRRNFSPLVRKKIEADEKWKCFVCNPSDLYSGRAVCWALLQHVQTVTRILAHDKKMTAQEVEEKMNFDETTCCPRRNKRKRRRLESNSEEEDETYSPKVNGAPAAYIKRKPLKRQRLSSQSTTNGIVTKEVQFYRPPIPIRPRPASFLSGRSLDTESNSTISHENSVTNEWTELKAKRIVLSSPSIIKSNTSLPSRFDPNALQRQPPLYHASFMNTKGSAAYIHTPVKATVNPTRIILPPRPQQQSTSYQSQQASSYQSFQPLQSSPNTMVSIPNPVDKHGRPVLLLSKPEELNITPNIIELDSDSDDEKVTRQENLTTAESTRMNVNTFSKKVVPVALTWENSDDDVVREEQPLREVRATVEKELFFNEIMLPHSRELDKVLTRAKGKMYNLFDVNKESENVEAEAEQRIRHFSCKMRDTLFQLVNINDRIIRQYADWRRSRKTETSSINESTLVSQENVDIPLDMVCVNDSDPEPESENQDYLIREPTDAVKNSNVIKDLLTVTKKSVVHRGVGDDSAHSADKAIQVYGTVYDILKDYEKVIGYSVCTRPDQNPKDDSVSNLPAESDKNFGKYEEKYIFFLQNIEDNGIETEDMEEAGLDEMSLQEAVETSPFISHLLQDTELPVVSTDQSENCQEENEPNSSDSIINSVTKDDESDTLDEKTDNEIVNNSTTNTEGTDMQLDDKLQQTEQQTQETPLDTTDGEAIMSDNKEANSNKNDNVINMEAVAPTGNEEDCTIIN, from the exons ATGACGAGCGAGCGACTGCGAGGCCGCGATCCGGGCACCATGGATATCTCGAGCATGCTCGAGGTACAGGTGAAGGTGGAGGCGGACATCAAGGAGAACG tgACACCAGGAAAGGAGAAGGCACCCAGTACGACCGGCACGACCACCACATCGGTCTCCCAGGAGGAGAGCAATTACTACAAGCTCATGTTCGGCAACG ATATCGCAGCCGTACGATTCCGTAGAATTCACTGCACAGCCTGCGACGTGCACATCGGTTCCGCCCCGGCTCAGGCTCATAACATGTTCGAGCATCCTGTGCTCCGTACATTATTGTGCGCGAGTTGTCGTGAGTTTTATGGAGACGGCAGTTTTGAACAGG GTGATGACGCTACAGATATGTTCTGCAGATGGTGCGCGAACGGTGGCAATTTATACTGTTGCTCGTATTGCAGCAACACATTctgttataaatgtataagGAGAAATTTTTCGCCTCTGGTGAGAAAGAAGATCGAAGCGGACGAGAAATGGAAGTGCTTTGTATGCAATCCGAGTGATTTGTATAGTGGGAGAGCTGTGTGTTGGGCTCTACTTCAACACGTACAAACTGTGACAAG GATTCTTGCGCACGACAAGAAGATGACCGCTCAGGAAGTCGAGGAGAAGATGAATTTTGATGAAACAACGTGTTGTCCGCGCAGGAATAAACGTAAGCGTCGAAGACTTGAATCCAATTCCGAGGAGGAAGACGAAACGTACTCGCCTAAAGTCAATGGGGCACCGGCGGCGTACATAAAACGTAAACCACTAAAAAGACAAAGATTGAGCAGCCAATCCACTACGAACGGCATTGTTACGAAAGAAGTGCAGTTTTACAGACCGCCGATTCCCATTAGACCGCGACCGGCATCGTTTCTGAGCggccgatctcttgatactgAATCGAATTCTACGATCAGTCACGAAAATTCAGTCACGAATGAATGGACTGAATTGAAGGCGAAACGTATCGTCCTTTCATCGCCTAGCATAATAAAATCGAATACCTCGTTACCATCGCGATTCGATCCTAATGCGTTGCAGCGACAGCCTCCCTTGTATCACGCGTCTTTCATGAACACTAAGGGATCTGCCGCTTACATTCATACGCCTGTGAAAGCCACGGTGAATCCGACGAGAATCATTCTTCCGCCACGGCCGCAGCAACAGTCGACGTCGTATCAATCTCAGCAGGCGAGCTCGTATCAGTCGTTTCAGCCGCTTCAATCATCGCCAAACACGATGGTGTCGATACCTAATCCAGTGGACAAGCACGGAAGACCTGTATTACTGCTTTCAAAGCCGGAAGAATTGAATATAACTCCTAATATAATCGAGCTCGACAGCGACTCCGATGACGAAAAGGTCACGCGGCAAGAAAATTTGACGACCGCTGAGAGCACTCGTATGAACGTTAATACTTTTTCCAAGAAAGTTGTACCTGTTGCTCTCACCTGGGAGAATAGTGATGACGATGTCGTGAGGGAAGAACAGCCCTTGAGAGAGGTCCGCGCGACTGTAGAAAAGGAACTTTTCTTCAATGAAATAATGTTGCCACATAGCCGAGAACTCGACAAAGTTTTAACTAGAGCGAAgggaaaaatgtataatttatttgacgtGAACAAGGAAAGCGAGAACGTTGAAGCGGAGGCCGAACAAAGAATCAGGCATTTCTCCTGCAAAATGCGTGACACACTCTTTCAATTAGTGAACATTAACGATAGAATAATACGCCAATACGCTGATTGGAGGAGATCTCGGAAAACAGAAACGTCTTCGATCAACGAAAGTACATTAGTATCCCAAGAAAATGTAGATATTCCTTTAGATATGGTTTGCGTCAATGATTCTGATCCCGAACCCGAGAGCGAGAATCAGGATTATCTGATCAGGGAACCAACTGATGCAGTTAAAAACAGTAATGTTATTAAAGATTTGTTAACTGTAACTAAGAAGAGTGTAGTGCATCGTGGTGTTGGTGATGACAGTGCGCACTCTGCGGACAAAGCGATTCAGGTGTACGGCACTGTGTATGACATCTTGAAGGATTATGAGAAAGTTATCGGCTATTCTGTATGTACGAGACCCGATCAAAATCCGAAGGACGACAGTGTTTCGAATCTACCGGCCGAATCTGACAAGAATTTCGGCAAATATGAGGAAAAGTATATCTTCTTTTTGCAGAACATCGAGGATAACGGCATTGAAACGGAAGATATGGAAGAAGCAGGCTTAGATGAAATGTCACTTCAAGAAGCGGTAGAAACGAGTCCATTTATTTCGCATTTGTTGCAAGATACCGAATTACCTGTTGTATCTACTGATCAATCGGAAAATTGCCAAGAAGAAAATGAACCAAATTCGAGTGATAGCATTATTAATTCAGTGACCAAAGATGACGAAAGTGACACACTGGATGAGAAAACTGATAAcgaaattgttaataattccACTACCAACACAGAAGGGACGGATATGCAATTAGACGACAAATTGCAACAAACGGAACAACAAACACAAGAGACTCCTCTAGATACGACTGATGGAGAAGCGATAATGTCAGATAATAAAGAAGCAAACTCaaataaaaacgataatgtaataaacatGGAAGCAGTTGCTCCCACGGGAAATGAGGAGGATtgtactattattaattaa